A region from the Thermoplasmata archaeon genome encodes:
- a CDS encoding BNR-4 repeat-containing protein: MPDNQSTCCGLVAAAVLLLIFLALQPGGGSELSFGSDTLITSNSNAQENPWIVVTNDSILVIWQDERNSVGSPDIYFARSTDNGSTFSTPVRVDDSTTGSQAYPRMVVDNSGKIHAVWQDTRSGNTRIYYANSKDNGTTWSASIQVNQTSTGQQSVPSIAVDSDGTIHVVWDDSRSGAHVYYARSTDGGASFGAAKKLDSSTGTARYPCICTSPSGRVTVAWEDTRNTKADIFLTTSTDGGASFGAEVNVTRDTHTTSQTKVRASYDSSGGLHLVWQDDRNGNLDIYYGFSSDGSDFTASPVNDTAAGSTDQEQPAIYVDGGGKVHVVWRDKRAGSVYNIYYAEGNSTGVFSSNVRVDNATSVASCSDACVAADPNGIACAVWEDNRNLNMDIFFDRVQNAPPLPPELLTPANDTWVTTGTPSFTWAFKDLNENDTQSAFQLQVDDSISFTSPNYDSGTVLSNESTHTPSYQLADGTYYWRVRTRDSGGVWGHYCTPRVVKIDTVAPSAYPPEDGGVWATSTTLNWSWEPSSDATSGVAGYYISIGRAPGLSDVVSEAWTVENRYSLTGGTNGTTYYARVRARDNAGNIGSWSIESDGITVDITVPTAGQPSDDGLYVNSSLLRFRWTDSEDYPSGIAGYYICIGSGPGLDDIVRDAFTPSSSYTYAGGLNGVTYYAKIKAKDNAGNVGDYGPSSDGVTVDTSIPVSYSPQDNGTYSNSTTLYWYWPPSWDSPSGIKGYYVSVGTSYGANDTVADYFTTATNFTFEGGVDGVTYYCRIRAEDNAGNLGPFSASSDGITVDTTPPSDPQVLDEGEYTRYSTFLRASWSSSIDEVSGVVEYRYAIGTSPGRDDIVNWTSAGVGTSITKLNLSLSNGATYYFSVRARNGAGLWSGTSVSDGIIVDTSVPVASKPSGGGPYSTSSSITWSWEASTDYPSGVSGYFVSIGTSPGASDVVRDAFTQDTFFTYSSAQNGRTYYAKIRAVDRAGNVGEYGPSSEPVTVDTSIPHAPTPIDGGQYSTSATLVFNWTEVEDIPSGIAGYFISIGTTPGGSDVLSDFWTDRLSYTLTGAEGGKSYYAKLRAVDRAGNVGPYSAPSDGILVDLTPPAPVVVYSGGYVRSTVGLSFSWSVSLDPESSVAEYRWALGTSPGASDVIPWTSAGLKISASPTGLQLQNGRTYWVSVQARNAAGLWSEVASGEPVTVDVVAPAASAPAAAGLFVNRSAVTWVWPESLDTETGVAGYFVYIGTTPGATNVVDGAWTPNSTFTYLGGVNGETYYAFVKAVDRAGNIGDPSPPGPGVTVDTSIPSVYPARAGSAYSGLTSIQWTWTPSSDYPSGVEGYYVSIGTSPGGEDVLREQWTTASSFLFPGGQDGVTYFIKVRARDGAGNIGDYVLGDGVTVDLIPPDGNVTIEGGAAATSRRSVMLSISASDDSVEMMVSHSADFGGASWEPFARSRSWVLEPGDGEKRVYVKLRDRAGHESETLSATITLDTSVASFRIESSVGSETREASTTISGRTEPGSRAFVNGREVTVSPDGLFSTSVELQEGSNVIVVTVVDAAGNTQTLTRSIWRTPTLSLGGGSEGGITVALSIIAILLVLLLLFISVRTQRMLMQHLSAAHAPEVKEIAPPGKEGAPRKEGRVERAEEGHEEGFVERASPPGPEGGGGGEGAGVEIAREPPEGPRAEKGGGEERAGKAPEPWPRGELTGGPETAAAQPPEEAVPAQYPLAAEGDVVIRADGTEVPAPEPQLVSEWSPETGRWVPVSDERPPVEAEAPLEGAVPAEPTSVIGAGARPHPHDEFARTALPKEERPPEVTAPLPAPPAPGQRLSARQIYEALYGKRPGPPSPPPAAQTPAVPPEAAAQVRPSPEKKMVGRSKCPRCKGIIPIYSLERPLTIECPSCGLKGVIKQ; this comes from the coding sequence ATGCCCGACAACCAGAGCACTTGCTGTGGATTGGTTGCTGCGGCCGTATTGCTTCTCATTTTCCTCGCTCTACAGCCGGGTGGGGGCTCAGAGCTGAGCTTCGGTTCTGACACGCTGATTACTAGTAACTCTAATGCTCAGGAGAACCCTTGGATTGTCGTCACAAACGACTCCATTCTCGTCATCTGGCAGGACGAACGGAACAGCGTTGGGAGCCCGGACATATACTTCGCACGCTCCACCGACAACGGAAGCACCTTCTCAACCCCCGTCCGTGTCGATGATTCGACCACTGGGAGCCAGGCCTATCCAAGGATGGTGGTTGACAACTCAGGAAAAATCCACGCAGTCTGGCAGGACACCAGGAGCGGGAACACGAGAATCTACTATGCCAACTCGAAGGACAATGGCACCACTTGGTCAGCGTCCATACAGGTGAACCAGACCAGCACGGGCCAGCAGTCCGTGCCCTCTATAGCTGTCGACTCAGATGGGACTATACATGTGGTGTGGGACGACAGTCGCTCGGGTGCCCACGTCTACTACGCCAGATCAACCGACGGCGGCGCATCCTTCGGGGCTGCTAAGAAGCTCGACTCAAGCACCGGAACCGCGCGATACCCATGCATCTGCACATCGCCGAGCGGGAGGGTCACTGTGGCGTGGGAGGACACGCGAAACACCAAGGCAGACATATTTCTCACGACCTCCACCGACGGAGGGGCCTCCTTCGGAGCAGAAGTCAATGTTACTCGGGACACTCATACCACCTCGCAGACGAAAGTGCGGGCCTCTTATGATTCCAGCGGCGGCCTCCATCTGGTCTGGCAGGACGACAGGAACGGGAACTTGGACATCTATTATGGCTTCTCGAGCGATGGGAGCGATTTCACCGCTTCGCCCGTTAACGACACCGCGGCCGGCTCAACGGACCAAGAGCAGCCGGCGATTTATGTGGACGGTGGAGGAAAGGTGCACGTGGTCTGGAGGGACAAAAGAGCCGGCAGCGTTTACAACATCTACTACGCAGAGGGCAATAGCACTGGCGTTTTCTCCTCCAATGTCAGGGTCGACAACGCCACCTCCGTAGCCAGTTGCAGCGACGCCTGTGTGGCCGCGGACCCCAACGGAATTGCCTGCGCCGTGTGGGAGGACAATCGCAATCTAAATATGGATATATTCTTCGACCGGGTCCAGAACGCTCCCCCCCTCCCCCCCGAGCTCCTAACCCCAGCCAACGATACCTGGGTCACCACCGGTACCCCGTCCTTCACTTGGGCCTTTAAAGACCTCAATGAAAATGACACGCAGAGCGCCTTCCAGCTTCAGGTGGATGATTCAATCTCTTTCACCTCCCCCAACTATGACTCAGGAACAGTTCTGTCCAACGAATCCACTCATACCCCCTCTTATCAGCTCGCCGACGGCACGTACTACTGGAGGGTCAGGACGAGGGACAGCGGCGGTGTTTGGGGCCACTACTGTACCCCCCGGGTGGTTAAGATAGACACCGTTGCCCCCTCGGCCTACCCGCCTGAGGACGGGGGAGTCTGGGCGACCTCCACCACCCTGAACTGGAGCTGGGAGCCATCAAGCGATGCCACCTCCGGTGTGGCGGGCTACTACATCTCCATTGGAAGAGCGCCCGGCCTCTCCGATGTCGTAAGCGAGGCCTGGACGGTCGAGAACAGATACTCGCTGACCGGAGGCACAAACGGGACGACCTATTACGCGAGGGTGAGAGCTAGGGACAATGCTGGCAACATCGGCTCCTGGAGTATTGAGAGCGACGGCATAACCGTCGACATCACGGTTCCGACTGCGGGACAGCCCTCGGACGACGGTCTCTATGTCAACTCATCCCTCCTCAGGTTCCGCTGGACCGACTCGGAGGACTACCCCTCGGGCATCGCGGGCTACTATATCTGCATAGGCAGCGGCCCCGGTCTGGACGACATCGTCAGGGACGCCTTCACCCCTTCCTCATCATATACTTACGCCGGCGGCCTTAATGGCGTGACTTACTACGCCAAAATAAAAGCGAAGGACAACGCCGGAAATGTGGGCGATTATGGGCCGAGCAGCGATGGAGTTACCGTGGACACCTCCATCCCAGTGAGCTACTCCCCCCAGGACAACGGGACATACAGCAATAGCACCACCCTATACTGGTACTGGCCCCCATCATGGGATTCTCCCTCGGGAATCAAAGGCTACTACGTATCCGTGGGGACCTCATACGGGGCCAACGACACCGTGGCCGATTACTTCACCACTGCGACAAATTTCACATTTGAGGGAGGTGTGGACGGAGTTACCTACTACTGCCGCATTCGCGCGGAAGACAACGCCGGTAATCTCGGTCCATTCAGTGCGTCGAGCGATGGTATCACAGTCGACACAACTCCCCCCTCCGACCCCCAAGTGCTGGACGAGGGAGAGTACACGAGATATTCAACATTCCTCAGAGCGAGCTGGAGCAGCTCTATAGACGAGGTTTCCGGGGTTGTCGAGTACAGGTACGCGATCGGTACCTCTCCCGGCAGGGACGACATAGTCAACTGGACGTCGGCGGGCGTCGGAACCTCTATCACAAAGCTCAACCTCAGCCTGAGCAACGGCGCCACATACTATTTCTCAGTAAGGGCAAGAAATGGTGCGGGCCTCTGGAGCGGCACATCCGTCTCGGACGGAATCATCGTCGACACCAGCGTCCCGGTGGCCTCCAAGCCCTCTGGAGGCGGCCCCTACTCCACCTCGTCCTCCATCACTTGGAGCTGGGAGGCCTCGACCGACTATCCCTCCGGGGTCTCAGGGTATTTTGTGTCAATAGGCACCTCTCCGGGCGCTTCGGACGTCGTCCGAGACGCATTCACTCAGGACACCTTTTTCACCTATTCATCGGCCCAGAACGGAAGGACCTATTATGCAAAAATCAGGGCCGTCGACCGCGCCGGGAATGTGGGGGAGTACGGCCCGAGCAGCGAGCCCGTGACCGTGGACACCTCCATCCCGCACGCGCCGACCCCGATTGACGGGGGCCAGTACAGCACCTCGGCCACACTGGTTTTCAACTGGACGGAAGTTGAGGACATCCCCTCAGGCATCGCCGGCTACTTTATCTCCATCGGGACAACCCCCGGTGGCTCGGATGTTCTCTCAGATTTCTGGACCGACAGACTCTCCTATACGCTGACGGGTGCGGAGGGCGGAAAGAGCTACTATGCGAAGCTGCGGGCTGTGGACCGCGCCGGGAACGTCGGGCCATACAGCGCCCCAAGCGACGGCATCCTCGTCGACCTGACGCCGCCCGCGCCTGTGGTCGTATACAGCGGAGGTTATGTGCGAAGCACCGTCGGCCTCTCCTTCTCCTGGAGCGTCTCGCTCGACCCCGAGAGCTCCGTCGCTGAGTATCGCTGGGCGCTCGGCACCTCTCCGGGCGCGTCCGATGTCATCCCCTGGACGAGCGCGGGCCTGAAGATTTCCGCCTCTCCCACAGGTCTTCAGCTCCAGAATGGGAGAACCTACTGGGTTTCGGTTCAGGCCCGAAACGCCGCGGGACTCTGGAGCGAGGTGGCATCGGGGGAGCCGGTGACGGTGGACGTCGTCGCTCCGGCGGCTTCCGCCCCCGCCGCCGCGGGCCTATTCGTCAATCGCTCCGCGGTCACGTGGGTATGGCCAGAGTCCTTGGACACGGAGACGGGCGTGGCCGGGTATTTTGTCTACATAGGGACAACCCCGGGGGCGACCAATGTCGTGGACGGCGCTTGGACGCCCAACTCCACCTTCACCTATCTCGGCGGTGTGAATGGAGAGACCTACTACGCTTTCGTGAAAGCAGTGGACAGGGCGGGCAACATCGGCGACCCATCTCCCCCGGGCCCAGGCGTCACCGTAGACACCTCGATTCCTTCGGTGTACCCCGCGAGGGCCGGCTCGGCCTACTCTGGCCTCACATCGATTCAATGGACTTGGACACCGTCGTCGGACTATCCGTCAGGAGTGGAGGGCTATTACGTCTCCATTGGAACCTCACCAGGCGGCGAAGATGTGCTGAGGGAGCAGTGGACCACCGCCAGCTCATTTCTCTTCCCCGGCGGTCAGGATGGCGTGACCTATTTCATAAAGGTCAGGGCGAGGGATGGGGCGGGCAATATCGGGGATTATGTGCTGGGGGACGGTGTGACTGTTGACCTCATCCCTCCGGATGGGAACGTCACGATCGAGGGCGGGGCAGCCGCTACCTCGCGTAGGAGCGTGATGCTTTCAATCAGCGCCTCTGACGACTCGGTCGAGATGATGGTCAGCCACAGCGCAGACTTCGGGGGTGCGAGCTGGGAGCCCTTCGCCCGCTCCAGGAGCTGGGTGCTCGAGCCGGGTGATGGGGAAAAGAGGGTCTATGTAAAGCTGAGGGATCGGGCGGGTCATGAATCGGAAACTCTCTCAGCAACTATTACCCTTGATACCTCGGTCGCCTCCTTCAGAATCGAGTCCTCGGTCGGGTCGGAGACCAGAGAGGCCTCCACCACGATTTCTGGAAGGACCGAGCCCGGCTCGAGGGCTTTCGTCAATGGAAGAGAAGTGACAGTCTCTCCCGACGGTCTCTTCAGCACTTCCGTCGAGCTTCAGGAGGGTTCGAACGTGATTGTAGTGACGGTCGTCGACGCAGCGGGCAACACCCAGACTCTCACAAGGTCGATATGGCGGACGCCGACGCTTAGTCTCGGCGGTGGTTCGGAGGGCGGGATAACCGTGGCTCTTTCAATTATTGCCATCCTGCTCGTGCTCCTCCTTCTCTTTATCAGCGTGCGCACCCAGAGGATGCTGATGCAACACCTCTCCGCCGCCCACGCTCCCGAGGTAAAAGAAATCGCACCTCCGGGCAAGGAGGGAGCGCCTCGAAAGGAGGGGAGGGTCGAAAGGGCAGAGGAGGGGCACGAGGAGGGCTTTGTCGAAAGGGCCAGCCCGCCGGGGCCGGAGGGCGGCGGTGGGGGGGAGGGGGCGGGGGTTGAGATTGCCCGGGAACCGCCCGAAGGGCCCCGGGCTGAGAAGGGAGGGGGTGAGGAGAGGGCTGGGAAGGCCCCGGAGCCCTGGCCCAGGGGGGAACTCACCGGAGGACCCGAGACGGCTGCCGCCCAGCCCCCTGAGGAAGCGGTTCCGGCCCAGTACCCGCTCGCCGCAGAAGGCGACGTGGTGATCAGAGCCGACGGGACAGAAGTGCCCGCGCCCGAGCCCCAGCTGGTCTCCGAATGGAGCCCCGAGACAGGCCGGTGGGTTCCGGTGAGCGACGAGAGGCCCCCAGTGGAGGCCGAAGCACCGCTAGAGGGGGCCGTACCGGCCGAGCCCACCTCCGTCATCGGCGCGGGAGCGAGGCCCCACCCGCACGACGAATTCGCCCGGACAGCCCTACCGAAGGAGGAGAGGCCACCGGAGGTAACTGCACCCCTCCCTGCGCCTCCGGCTCCCGGTCAGAGGCTGAGCGCCAGGCAGATATACGAAGCGCTCTATGGGAAAAGGCCGGGCCCGCCCTCCCCACCGCCAGCTGCTCAGACCCCGGCCGTTCCTCCAGAGGCCGCGGCCCAAGTCAGACCATCCCCGGAGAAAAAGATGGTCGGCAGGTCAAAGTGCCCCCGGTGCAAGGGGATAATTCCCATCTACTCTCTCGAAAGGCCCCTGACCATTGAGTGCCCATCGTGCGGCCTCAAGGGCGTCATAAAACAGTAG
- a CDS encoding replication factor C small subunit yields the protein MEDVWVEKYRPRKLSEVVGQDDVVVRLQGYVRAGNLPHLLFAGPAGTGKTTCAIALARELYGEGWRGSFLELNASDERGIAVVRTKIKDFARTAAMGERMFKLIFLDEADALTADAQAALRRTMERYTQTCRFILSCNYSSKIIEPIQSRCAVFRFRPIRSEDMSKHLRNIAAKEGLKITDDGMDALLYVSEGDMRRGINSLQVAASLGSRIDAETIYKITSTARPEEVKALIETALSGDFFKARSSLDGLILEYGLSGEDIIRQLHRSIFDTGIPDRLKVQLVDHIGEVEFRMVEGANERIQLEALLAHLAAVGAKIKEQS from the coding sequence ATGGAGGACGTCTGGGTTGAGAAGTACAGACCCAGAAAGCTTTCCGAGGTCGTCGGTCAGGACGACGTCGTGGTGAGGCTTCAGGGCTATGTAAGAGCGGGGAACCTCCCCCATCTCCTGTTCGCAGGTCCGGCCGGAACAGGGAAAACCACCTGCGCCATCGCTCTCGCCCGGGAGCTCTACGGAGAGGGGTGGCGGGGCAGCTTTCTCGAGCTGAATGCCAGTGACGAGCGGGGTATCGCGGTGGTCAGGACGAAAATAAAGGATTTCGCCCGCACCGCCGCCATGGGAGAGAGGATGTTCAAGCTGATATTCCTGGACGAGGCCGACGCCCTCACGGCGGACGCACAGGCTGCTCTCCGACGGACGATGGAGCGCTACACGCAGACATGCAGATTCATCCTATCATGTAACTATTCTTCAAAGATAATCGAGCCCATACAGTCCCGTTGCGCCGTCTTCCGGTTCAGACCGATAAGGTCGGAGGACATGTCAAAGCATCTGAGGAACATTGCCGCCAAGGAGGGCCTCAAGATAACCGACGACGGCATGGACGCCCTTCTCTATGTTTCCGAGGGTGACATGAGGAGGGGAATCAACTCGCTTCAGGTAGCGGCCTCTTTGGGGAGCAGGATAGACGCCGAGACGATATACAAGATCACCTCGACCGCCAGACCGGAGGAGGTCAAGGCGTTGATTGAGACGGCCCTATCCGGTGACTTTTTCAAGGCCCGCTCTTCGCTCGACGGGCTCATCCTCGAATACGGACTTTCTGGCGAGGACATCATCAGGCAGCTCCACAGGAGCATTTTCGACACCGGCATCCCGGACAGGCTGAAAGTCCAGCTCGTGGACCATATTGGCGAGGTCGAGTTTAGGATGGTCGAGGGGGCCAACGAGCGCATCCAGCTCGAGGCACTCCTGGCCCATTTAGCTGCCGTCGGGGCAAAAATAAAGGAGCAGTCCTAA
- a CDS encoding PKD domain-containing protein: MKEMKALHSLAVQMAVVALTLPMIPPIVYLSGAPAEESELPWFLDDVRPPLNPPPGFVMPGAGARERLRGVTWPDYSLMTVTDEQLQGPAQARTVHPLIMNFSLSLSFGYDATVAQFNDMAGGLRRFADLVYDYTDGQFYINRFDMYNNRVMWNTANIHVLDQSMYRANANLGGYYYGGIIQIGRDAWGQPWDSAMGAIILAHEMGHYAFMLPDEYIEHPWGDETLCDSPAYGTCIMSDPYHYWELCTDESHNASSTHDSHSCWDYIKYYYPAAVEVHGAPDPGPSVGPGATVVWHYPDLFVRDDEMSINPPNANEGDELAIALPIHNSERLVSSTVTVRFYLDSVGAENLIHTAQLSLAGTESTTASFKWRATGGSHTIIGIVDPDNTVRELNEMNNSVSKTVVVNSRPRISPALTGFASDEDVPIVARMTSFASDPEDPQTSLRWSVARYDSRHLASVSSEPNQTLVFTPVPNWYGTTLVTISVSDSRNLASQKEINLTFNAVNDLPTVSEPTLSRSWVLRGQTVELSADGRDIESSEEDLTAIFEWRPPGSDHWLPLEATFDGARFRAPLTVPSTTPLGKADVRLALMDPDGQQGEWSYLNSSLEIQNNRPVVKDFSLSDESIIRGGVLSITLNASDVESPARELRPALQCSCAGGDWRSLDAEGEYYEGVWRFRVEVNSSWPVGIYDFRARVLDSDGGESGWLELSQSLRVENALPFVETARLSRTRALRGESALITVTGGDYESELSSLTLEVAVLDSKNRHFPGFISEINSTGGRWEVLLRVPLTAITGRYRLELRIGDSDGDWSPWYTSLPQLEVVNNLPAASFTCPAKVRQGELVWFDASNSSDVESELALLSLIWSFGDGTGGASGVRVSHVFERSGTFRVTLTITDRDGAVATSEKIITVEPRPEDINPGAPRVPVSLVTALVGVAVLLALAGVVMWRRRKDRSGG, encoded by the coding sequence ATGAAGGAAATGAAGGCCCTGCATTCCCTCGCGGTTCAGATGGCGGTAGTCGCACTGACCCTCCCCATGATCCCGCCCATTGTCTACCTCAGCGGGGCCCCCGCGGAGGAGAGCGAGCTACCCTGGTTCCTCGACGATGTCCGCCCCCCCCTCAACCCTCCTCCCGGCTTCGTGATGCCCGGGGCTGGGGCAAGGGAGAGGCTCCGCGGGGTCACCTGGCCTGACTACTCCCTCATGACAGTGACGGACGAGCAGCTCCAGGGGCCCGCACAGGCGCGGACGGTCCACCCGCTCATCATGAACTTTTCCCTCAGCCTTTCCTTCGGCTACGATGCCACCGTGGCCCAATTCAACGACATGGCGGGCGGGCTGAGGCGCTTCGCGGACCTGGTATATGACTACACCGACGGCCAATTCTACATCAACAGGTTCGACATGTACAACAATCGGGTGATGTGGAATACGGCGAACATCCATGTCCTTGACCAGAGCATGTACAGAGCGAACGCCAACCTCGGCGGTTACTACTACGGAGGCATAATCCAGATAGGGAGGGACGCGTGGGGGCAGCCCTGGGACAGCGCTATGGGCGCGATAATTCTGGCCCATGAGATGGGGCACTACGCCTTCATGCTTCCCGACGAGTACATAGAGCACCCCTGGGGCGACGAGACCCTCTGCGACAGCCCCGCCTATGGCACCTGTATCATGTCCGACCCATACCACTACTGGGAGCTGTGCACCGACGAGAGCCACAACGCGTCGAGCACCCATGACAGCCACTCGTGCTGGGATTATATAAAATATTACTATCCAGCCGCGGTCGAGGTCCACGGGGCTCCGGATCCCGGCCCGAGTGTTGGACCGGGCGCAACGGTCGTCTGGCACTACCCGGACCTTTTCGTCAGGGACGACGAGATGAGCATCAACCCCCCGAACGCCAACGAGGGTGACGAGCTTGCGATCGCCCTGCCAATTCACAACTCGGAGAGGCTGGTTAGCTCGACGGTGACGGTCCGCTTCTATCTCGACTCAGTTGGCGCTGAGAACCTTATTCACACCGCGCAGCTCAGCCTCGCAGGGACCGAGAGCACCACTGCCAGTTTCAAGTGGAGAGCGACCGGTGGGTCCCACACGATAATCGGCATCGTGGACCCTGACAACACCGTCAGAGAGCTGAATGAGATGAACAACTCGGTGTCTAAGACCGTGGTCGTCAACAGCCGTCCCCGAATCTCCCCTGCCCTCACAGGCTTCGCATCCGACGAGGACGTTCCGATCGTGGCCAGGATGACCTCCTTTGCGTCCGACCCAGAGGACCCCCAGACCTCCCTGAGGTGGTCGGTCGCCCGCTACGACAGCAGGCACTTGGCCTCGGTCTCGAGCGAGCCCAACCAGACGCTCGTCTTCACTCCAGTGCCGAACTGGTACGGAACCACACTAGTGACCATCTCCGTGTCGGACAGCAGGAACCTCGCCTCCCAGAAGGAGATAAATCTTACCTTCAATGCTGTGAACGACCTCCCGACCGTCTCCGAGCCCACGCTCTCCAGGTCATGGGTCCTTCGTGGGCAGACGGTTGAGCTCTCGGCGGATGGCAGGGACATCGAGAGCAGTGAGGAGGACCTGACGGCCATATTCGAATGGCGCCCTCCCGGCTCGGACCACTGGCTCCCTCTCGAGGCCACATTCGACGGGGCCCGGTTCCGCGCGCCCCTGACGGTTCCGTCCACGACCCCGCTCGGAAAGGCCGATGTCCGCCTCGCGCTCATGGATCCGGACGGCCAGCAGGGCGAGTGGAGCTATCTGAATTCGAGCCTGGAGATTCAGAACAACAGGCCGGTGGTGAAGGACTTCTCCCTCTCCGATGAGAGCATCATCCGCGGAGGCGTCCTAAGCATCACCCTCAATGCCAGCGACGTCGAGAGCCCCGCGAGAGAGCTGCGTCCCGCCCTTCAATGCTCTTGTGCAGGCGGAGACTGGAGGAGCCTGGACGCAGAGGGAGAATACTACGAGGGCGTTTGGAGATTCCGGGTAGAGGTGAATTCCTCCTGGCCCGTGGGGATCTATGACTTCAGGGCCCGCGTGCTTGACTCCGATGGGGGGGAGAGTGGCTGGCTCGAGCTCTCCCAGTCGCTTAGGGTGGAGAACGCTCTCCCGTTTGTAGAGACGGCGAGACTTTCCCGGACGCGTGCTCTGAGGGGCGAGAGTGCACTGATAACGGTCACGGGTGGTGACTACGAGAGCGAGCTCTCCAGCCTCACCCTTGAGGTCGCCGTTCTCGACTCCAAGAACAGGCATTTCCCAGGCTTCATCAGCGAAATCAACTCCACCGGTGGCCGGTGGGAGGTGCTACTGAGGGTACCCCTGACGGCAATCACCGGGCGGTACAGGCTGGAGCTTAGAATAGGCGATTCCGATGGTGACTGGAGTCCATGGTACACGTCACTCCCCCAGCTCGAGGTCGTCAACAATCTTCCCGCCGCTTCATTCACCTGTCCCGCGAAGGTCAGGCAGGGGGAGCTAGTCTGGTTCGACGCAAGCAACTCATCTGACGTGGAGAGCGAGCTAGCGCTCCTCTCACTCATCTGGAGCTTCGGGGACGGGACGGGCGGGGCGAGTGGGGTGCGCGTCTCGCACGTGTTCGAGAGGAGCGGCACCTTCAGGGTGACCCTCACCATCACAGACAGGGACGGAGCCGTCGCAACTTCTGAAAAAATAATCACCGTCGAGCCCCGGCCCGAGGATATTAACCCCGGTGCGCCGCGCGTGCCGGTATCGCTCGTTACAGCGTTAGTGGGGGTCGCTGTCCTACTCGCTCTGGCCGGAGTTGTCATGTGGCGTAGGAGAAAAGACCGGTCGGGTGGCTGA